From a region of the Streptomyces caniferus genome:
- a CDS encoding aspartyl/asparaginyl beta-hydroxylase domain-containing protein gives MNVHDSSTPAEAVRLLPALDADRLVADLMTARDHLWDEQSSYTNGRVSRWAEQDWRCLSVRSPGGDKTRTDPGGPGSAEFADTEWLDHMPYVREVLRSIPGPLYAVRFMDLGPGVVGYRHNDAKFAPDWGVARLHIPVTTHEEALLDLDGVIHRWQPGEFWFGDFSRKHQIQNLGPEHRVHLVVDVLVTPELARLFPADWADYFNGPEVLYNRPTVATTAQERKAAQCSFDAPAHLLEIEEFGSLTGAQPQAGFSIVDTGTGLAVRSPQDHLFPLAALGGNEYRLVGWSEERTLTTRLDGPRPEVELTYRKGHRSEQLRVPATPAP, from the coding sequence ATGAACGTGCATGATTCCTCGACGCCTGCGGAAGCGGTTCGGCTGCTCCCCGCGCTGGACGCCGACCGGCTGGTGGCCGACCTCATGACGGCGCGCGACCATCTGTGGGACGAGCAGAGCTCGTACACGAACGGGCGGGTGTCCAGGTGGGCCGAGCAGGACTGGCGCTGCCTCTCGGTACGCAGCCCCGGTGGTGACAAGACACGTACCGACCCGGGCGGTCCGGGCTCCGCGGAGTTCGCCGACACCGAGTGGCTGGACCACATGCCGTACGTGCGGGAGGTCCTGCGCTCGATTCCCGGACCCCTCTACGCGGTCCGGTTCATGGATCTCGGCCCCGGCGTCGTCGGATACCGCCACAACGATGCCAAGTTCGCCCCGGACTGGGGCGTGGCCCGGCTGCACATCCCGGTCACCACCCACGAGGAAGCCTTGCTGGACCTGGACGGTGTGATCCATCGCTGGCAGCCCGGTGAGTTCTGGTTCGGCGACTTCAGCCGCAAGCACCAGATCCAGAACCTCGGCCCCGAGCACCGGGTGCATCTCGTCGTGGACGTGCTCGTCACACCGGAGCTGGCACGGTTGTTCCCGGCCGACTGGGCCGACTACTTCAACGGTCCCGAGGTGCTCTACAACCGTCCGACCGTGGCCACGACCGCTCAAGAGCGGAAAGCGGCGCAATGTTCGTTCGACGCACCGGCGCACCTGCTGGAGATCGAGGAGTTCGGGTCGCTCACCGGCGCGCAGCCCCAGGCCGGCTTCAGCATCGTCGACACCGGCACGGGCCTTGCCGTTCGCTCTCCCCAGGACCACCTCTTCCCGCTCGCGGCCCTCGGCGGAAACGAGTACCGCCTGGTCGGGTGGAGCGAGGAGCGGACCCTCACCACGAGGCTGGACGGTCCGCGGCCGGAAGTCGAACTGACCTACCGCAAGGGCCACCGATCCGAGCAGCTGCGGGTCCCGGCCACCCCGGCGCCGTGA
- the folE gene encoding GTP cyclohydrolase I has translation MSVTKLELDSDPSAARTTEDPLVGLARQLLEEIGEDPNREGLRDTPARFARWWREFINYDPGSLGTLFESIGTSQLVVVSDIQVWSLCEHHLLPFNCSVTIAYRPTGQLLGLSKFARVAHQYAHRLQVQERLVDQIALEISTLSGTPDVAVIAKGEHLCMSMRGIKAAAQMTSTAYRGEFSTDAGLRGELFDLLRA, from the coding sequence ATGTCGGTGACAAAGCTGGAACTCGACAGCGACCCGTCCGCCGCGAGGACGACCGAGGACCCACTGGTCGGACTCGCCCGCCAACTCCTGGAGGAGATCGGCGAGGACCCGAATCGCGAAGGACTGCGCGACACCCCTGCGCGCTTCGCTCGCTGGTGGCGAGAGTTCATCAACTACGACCCGGGTTCGCTGGGCACCCTTTTCGAGTCCATCGGCACGAGCCAGCTCGTCGTCGTCTCGGACATTCAGGTCTGGTCGCTGTGCGAGCACCACCTCCTGCCGTTCAACTGCTCCGTGACGATCGCCTACCGCCCGACGGGGCAACTGCTCGGGCTGTCGAAGTTCGCCAGGGTCGCCCATCAGTACGCGCACAGGCTGCAGGTCCAAGAGCGTCTCGTGGACCAGATCGCGCTCGAGATCAGCACCCTGAGCGGTACCCCGGACGTCGCGGTCATAGCGAAGGGCGAGCACCTTTGCATGTCGATGCGCGGCATCAAGGCTGCCGCGCAGATGACCTCGACCGCCTATCGCGGGGAGTTCAGCACGGACGCCGGGCTCCGGGGCGAGCTGTTCGACCTGCTCCGGGCGTGA
- a CDS encoding 6-pyruvoyl trahydropterin synthase family protein: MTFRITKKFEFSASHQLAGLPPEHQCARLHGHNYVIELELGAQDADLLPVGFVRDYGELSAFKSWLDDHLDHRHLNDVMDENPTAEHMAAWIYKTWSTKFPELTCVRISETPKTWAEYRP, encoded by the coding sequence ATGACATTTCGCATCACGAAGAAATTTGAATTCTCGGCCAGTCACCAGCTGGCCGGCCTTCCTCCTGAGCACCAGTGTGCCCGCCTGCACGGGCACAACTATGTGATCGAGCTGGAGCTTGGAGCCCAGGACGCGGATCTGTTGCCCGTGGGCTTCGTTCGGGACTACGGAGAATTGTCCGCATTCAAGTCCTGGCTGGACGATCATCTCGACCATCGGCATCTGAACGATGTGATGGACGAAAACCCGACTGCTGAGCACATGGCGGCCTGGATCTACAAGACATGGTCGACGAAGTTTCCCGAGTTGACCTGTGTACGCATCTCAGAAACTCCCAAGACGTGGGCCGAGTACCGGCCGTGA
- a CDS encoding 7-carboxy-7-deazaguanine synthase QueE: MEQDLVVNEIFGPTVQGEGRSLGRRCAFLRLGGCNLSCSWCDTPYTWDWTGAAESGIAHDPRKELHRRPVEEVVAELVGFDTDLIVISGGEPLGQQERLIPLVAALTERGIEIEIETNGTHAAHPELVAAGVRFNVSPKLSHSGDPRHRRIVPSALTNLSALPESTFKFVCQNTRDLDEVAELVAAFDLSSVWIMPIGRSADDVTKHMSELADAVVERGWNLTTRLHTLVWDDKRGV, encoded by the coding sequence ATGGAGCAGGATCTCGTAGTAAACGAAATCTTCGGTCCGACCGTCCAGGGCGAGGGCCGGTCCCTGGGACGCAGGTGCGCGTTCCTGCGACTCGGCGGGTGCAACCTGTCGTGCTCGTGGTGCGATACGCCCTACACCTGGGACTGGACCGGAGCCGCGGAGAGCGGGATCGCCCACGATCCGCGTAAGGAGCTGCACCGCCGGCCGGTCGAAGAAGTGGTCGCGGAATTGGTCGGCTTCGACACCGATCTGATCGTGATTTCCGGGGGTGAGCCCCTGGGCCAGCAAGAGCGGTTGATTCCGCTGGTGGCGGCACTGACCGAACGCGGTATAGAGATCGAGATCGAGACCAACGGGACGCACGCCGCGCACCCCGAACTCGTCGCCGCCGGCGTCAGGTTCAACGTCTCGCCGAAGCTGTCGCATTCGGGCGACCCCCGGCACCGCAGGATAGTCCCTTCCGCACTCACCAATCTTTCGGCGCTGCCGGAAAGCACGTTCAAGTTCGTCTGCCAGAACACCCGCGATCTCGACGAAGTGGCCGAGCTGGTTGCCGCCTTCGACCTGTCCTCCGTATGGATCATGCCGATCGGGCGCAGCGCCGACGATGTCACCAAGCACATGAGCGAGTTGGCCGACGCGGTGGTAGAGCGCGGCTGGAACCTGACGACCAGACTGCACACCTTGGTGTGGGACGACAAACGCGGCGTGTGA
- a CDS encoding class I SAM-dependent methyltransferase: protein MTMDAEFYSRVAERFGGYRSDARSTDVFPDGRPDDVFDELAKALGTPHARLLDVGCADGRSLLRISPAYGDVTGMDLSTSMLECAARYRAEAGLSHVTFELCDATRTGLPDGYADVVTSRRGPLIAAEFERVLRPGGVVMYMGIGEQDARELKETFGRGQDFDSWNGRPLAEGIAQELSDAGFVVTSNQAFRFEEFYHSAEDLDTFLHQVPIVDNYDSAADKEAFDRYVAAVSVDQGVRLSRHWFIVQAQKPAAVEPSHS, encoded by the coding sequence ATGACGATGGACGCGGAGTTCTACTCCCGGGTGGCCGAGCGGTTCGGCGGCTACCGGAGCGATGCGCGGAGCACCGACGTATTCCCCGACGGCCGCCCGGACGACGTCTTCGATGAACTGGCGAAGGCACTGGGAACGCCGCACGCCCGGCTGCTGGATGTCGGCTGCGCCGACGGGCGGAGTCTGCTGCGCATCTCTCCCGCGTACGGCGACGTGACCGGCATGGATCTGTCGACGTCGATGCTGGAATGCGCCGCGCGGTACCGGGCGGAGGCAGGACTTTCGCACGTCACGTTCGAGCTGTGCGACGCCACCCGGACGGGGCTGCCCGACGGCTACGCCGATGTGGTCACCTCCCGCCGCGGTCCGCTGATCGCCGCCGAGTTCGAGCGGGTGCTGCGCCCCGGTGGGGTCGTGATGTACATGGGGATCGGGGAGCAGGACGCACGCGAGCTGAAGGAGACGTTCGGTCGCGGCCAGGACTTCGACAGCTGGAACGGCAGGCCCTTGGCGGAGGGGATTGCGCAGGAACTGTCCGACGCAGGCTTCGTCGTGACGAGTAACCAGGCGTTCCGTTTCGAGGAGTTCTACCACTCGGCGGAAGACCTGGACACCTTTCTGCACCAAGTGCCGATCGTCGACAACTACGACTCGGCGGCGGACAAGGAAGCATTCGATCGCTATGTCGCCGCGGTGTCCGTCGATCAGGGTGTCCGGCTGAGTCGGCACTGGTTCATCGTGCAGGCGCAGAAGCCGGCGGCCGTCGAGCCGTCCCACTCATAG
- a CDS encoding AfsR/SARP family transcriptional regulator, with protein MAVSTGYEDSGVAAVPFRVLGPLEVSGELGAVSVAPGRQEIVLGALVLELNRVVATTRLVDVIWAHHPPKTARAQVQICISRLRKALSDGGVDAIIETRAGGYILRAPEDATDVGIFRRLVTEAHALARDGLKMAAVDTLRTATGLWRGRCLAGVPSEVLANTAAQWDESRLEAVETCMRLLLELGRHEHLVGELMQLVADHPLRERLRGHLMVALYRSGRQAEALDAYHQGRAMLTEELGLDPGRELRDLAQAILTDDAVLALAEPAEPRPVVSTPLTEAVQERSADPDPAVTPRQLPADIGDLVADDTVVSAVCDAVTAGQEKGKLHVVLVLGRPGVGKSTLARHVAHRLATEHFPDGQLYCDLRGPGGQPVDPAQALGRFLRALGVPGQAIPDALDERAEMYRSLLAGRRILVLLDDAVSESQVMPLLPGTGSSGVLVTSRGQLTALPGTRRFDLEPLGPEQALQLLGRIIGERRVESEREAARVVIRLVGGLPLALRIIGARLAARPHWSLTSMWHRLENEQRRLDELAHGELSIRASLSLSYDGLAAADRRLLCLLSLAEGTEIPSWLGAALIDDRTPHPADLLEPLIDMRLLDITTMDQGGEFRCGLSQVVRMIAHEQLPAEIPEAERAGAVRRMVGGWMALAEEAHRAIHGGAYTIVAGRGERWHPPADHVQRCLRDPLGWLESEQANLLNAVELAARSGLDELCWELATTLVTLFEARGYPELWERTHRVALAAVQEAGNERGRAAVLGSWGTLHLYRGEYEAAGPYLSTALEIFERLGELSGQALCLRDLARIERHHGDDDRALALYERAGRHFVRAQDVIGRAYVLGEMAQITMRRADFARTRSYLDEALGICRSAGFDRGQALTLRRLGQMLMYQQRYEEAERTLLEVLAMVGASGDLVGEGYVLHDLGRVNAHLHRVEQAVQYYSRSARIRERILDHSGAAAVRTDIVAILGRAMTPVG; from the coding sequence ATGGCAGTCTCCACAGGTTACGAAGACAGTGGCGTAGCGGCAGTTCCCTTCCGGGTGCTCGGGCCGCTTGAGGTGAGCGGCGAGCTGGGGGCCGTATCCGTGGCACCAGGGCGTCAAGAGATCGTCCTCGGGGCGCTGGTGCTCGAACTGAACCGGGTGGTGGCGACGACCCGACTGGTGGATGTCATCTGGGCTCACCATCCGCCGAAGACCGCACGCGCCCAAGTACAGATCTGCATCTCCCGGCTCCGCAAGGCACTGTCGGACGGGGGAGTTGACGCCATCATCGAGACCCGTGCCGGTGGCTACATCCTGCGGGCGCCGGAGGACGCGACCGACGTCGGCATCTTCCGCCGCCTGGTAACGGAGGCGCATGCGCTGGCCCGTGACGGTCTGAAGATGGCCGCGGTCGACACGCTTCGCACGGCGACAGGCCTGTGGCGGGGGCGGTGCCTGGCCGGCGTACCCAGCGAAGTCCTGGCCAACACGGCAGCGCAGTGGGACGAGAGCCGCCTGGAAGCGGTGGAGACCTGCATGCGGCTGTTGCTGGAGCTGGGCCGTCACGAGCACCTGGTCGGCGAGCTGATGCAGCTGGTCGCCGACCATCCGCTGCGTGAGCGGCTGCGGGGGCACCTCATGGTGGCGCTGTACCGTTCGGGCCGGCAGGCGGAGGCGCTGGATGCCTACCACCAGGGCCGCGCGATGCTCACCGAAGAACTGGGCCTGGACCCGGGGAGGGAACTTCGCGACCTGGCGCAGGCCATCCTGACCGACGACGCCGTCCTGGCACTGGCCGAGCCGGCCGAACCGCGTCCTGTCGTGTCGACGCCGCTGACCGAGGCGGTGCAAGAGCGCAGTGCCGACCCCGACCCGGCCGTCACCCCGAGGCAACTTCCCGCCGACATCGGCGACCTCGTGGCCGACGACACGGTCGTTTCGGCGGTCTGCGACGCCGTCACCGCGGGACAGGAAAAGGGGAAACTGCACGTCGTCCTGGTGCTGGGCAGGCCTGGTGTCGGCAAGAGCACGCTGGCCAGGCACGTGGCGCACCGACTCGCCACCGAGCACTTCCCGGACGGACAGCTCTATTGCGACCTCCGCGGGCCGGGCGGACAACCGGTCGACCCTGCCCAGGCGTTGGGCCGGTTCCTCCGGGCGCTGGGCGTACCGGGCCAGGCCATCCCCGATGCGCTCGACGAGCGCGCGGAGATGTACCGCAGTCTGCTGGCCGGTCGCCGGATCCTGGTGCTGCTGGACGACGCGGTGAGCGAGTCGCAGGTGATGCCCTTGCTGCCCGGGACCGGCAGCAGCGGCGTACTGGTCACCAGCCGCGGTCAGCTCACGGCGTTGCCGGGCACCCGCCGGTTCGACCTTGAGCCGCTGGGTCCGGAGCAGGCCTTGCAGCTCCTGGGGCGGATCATCGGAGAACGCCGTGTGGAGAGCGAGCGGGAGGCAGCGCGGGTCGTCATACGCCTGGTGGGCGGGCTGCCCCTCGCGCTGCGTATCATCGGCGCGCGCCTGGCAGCGCGCCCGCACTGGTCACTGACCTCCATGTGGCACCGGCTGGAGAACGAGCAACGCCGGTTGGACGAGCTGGCACACGGCGAGCTGTCGATCCGGGCAAGTCTTTCGCTCAGCTACGACGGCCTGGCGGCGGCCGACCGTCGCCTGTTGTGTCTGCTCAGCCTGGCCGAGGGGACGGAGATTCCGAGCTGGCTGGGTGCCGCCCTCATCGACGACCGCACGCCGCACCCCGCCGACCTGCTGGAACCGCTCATCGACATGCGGCTCCTCGACATCACCACCATGGACCAGGGCGGGGAGTTCCGATGCGGGCTGTCGCAGGTCGTACGGATGATCGCGCATGAACAGCTGCCCGCGGAGATTCCCGAGGCAGAACGCGCCGGAGCGGTGCGGCGCATGGTCGGTGGCTGGATGGCGCTCGCCGAGGAGGCGCACAGAGCGATCCACGGTGGTGCGTACACCATCGTGGCGGGCCGGGGTGAACGGTGGCATCCGCCGGCGGATCATGTCCAGCGGTGCCTCCGCGACCCGCTCGGCTGGCTGGAGAGCGAGCAGGCCAACCTACTGAACGCCGTCGAGCTGGCGGCCCGGTCCGGGCTGGACGAGTTGTGCTGGGAGCTGGCCACGACGCTGGTGACGCTCTTCGAGGCCCGTGGCTATCCCGAACTCTGGGAGCGCACACATCGGGTGGCGCTGGCCGCGGTACAGGAGGCCGGCAACGAACGGGGCCGGGCGGCGGTACTCGGCTCGTGGGGGACCCTGCACCTCTACCGGGGCGAGTATGAGGCAGCGGGCCCCTACCTCAGCACCGCTCTGGAGATCTTCGAGCGGCTCGGGGAGCTGAGCGGCCAAGCGCTGTGTCTGCGTGACCTGGCGCGCATCGAGCGGCACCACGGTGACGACGATCGGGCGCTGGCCCTCTACGAGCGCGCCGGACGTCACTTCGTGCGGGCCCAGGACGTCATCGGGCGGGCATACGTGCTGGGCGAGATGGCACAGATCACGATGCGGCGAGCGGACTTCGCGCGGACCCGTTCGTATCTCGACGAGGCTCTCGGGATCTGCCGGTCGGCCGGCTTCGACCGGGGCCAGGCGCTCACACTGCGGCGGCTGGGCCAAATGCTGATGTACCAACAGCGGTACGAGGAGGCGGAACGGACCCTGCTGGAGGTCCTCGCCATGGTCGGAGCGAGCGGAGACCTGGTCGGCGAGGGATATGTGCTGCACGACCTCGGCCGGGTCAATGCCCACCTGCATCGTGTGGAACAGGCCGTCCAGTACTACTCGCGATCGGCCAGGATCCGGGAGCGGATCCTGGACCACAGCGGGGCCGCTGCCGTACGGACTGACATCGTTGCCATCCTGGGCAGGGCGATGACGCCGGTCGGCTGA